The sequence GGCCGCATGGACCCAGCAGCTGCAACCCTGCTGACAACCCAGGGATTCCAAAGGGGGCCCGCCCCTTTGGTCCCCCTGAAAGGGTCCGCCGGAAGGGCCCGCCGGAGGCATTCTTTCTATTTAATTCGTTTCTGATACCAGCCGAGTCTGCCGGTGGAGGTTCGCAGTTCCTTCCAGTCGGGGTATTTTTCCAGTTCGATCTGGAGTTTAGCCAGTCTTTGCTTGAGTGGCGGGTGAGTTCCATACCATGAGCCTTTGACGGTGGCTCCGGACTGGTGTTTTTGGAGAATTTCGAGCACTTCGTACATGGCTTTTGGGCTGTATCCGGTGCGGTAGGCGGTCTGCATGGAGAGTCGGTCGGCTTCGAATTCCATTTGGTGACTGAGGCCGGTATCGAAGAGGGTTTCTTTCATGCCTGAGACGGCTTTCTTAAACTTTTTGCCTTCTTCGTTGTCCATGTTGGCGGTGGTGATCTGGGTGACGCCTTGGAGCAGTTGCGCCTGCTGGATGGTTTCCACGGCGTGTTTGGCGGCGACGTGGCCAACTTCGTGCGAGAGGATGGCGGCGAGTTGCGCTTCTGTCTTGAGGGCTTTGACGAGCGCTGAGGAGAGGAAGACTATGCCGCCTGGGCAGCTGAAGGCGTTCATGAGGGGGCTTTGCACCACGACGAAGTGGTAAGGGATATCCGGTCTGGTGGAGTTGGCGGCGACGGCTTTGCCCATGAGGTTGACGAAGCGTTGCACGTGTTCGTCATCGACCGGCATTCCGTAGCGTTGGAAGCCTTCAAGGGCGAGGCTTTCGCCGAGGGCGAGTTCGGATTCGTAGTCGAGCCCTTGTGCGCCGCGCAGGATCGTGCCGATGCCTTCAAGGGTTTTTCGTTCCTTGGAGCCTTCCTTGGTCAGACCTTTGCTGAGGGCGTCGAAGAGGTTGCCTTGGGCAAAGGCGGGGGCAGCCGTGAGTCCGGCCATGGTTCCGGCGAGAAGGGTTATGGCTTTTCTTCTGTTCATATTCTCGCTCCTACTGGGCATATTCGCCAATTTTTCCGTGCTGGAGGAACTCGCGGACATCGTCGCGGGTGATCTTTCGTTCCATGACGGAATCGAGGGCTTTCTGATAGGATTCGGGGGTGCCGGTGCTCTTTGCGTAGGCTTCTGCTTCTGGTGACAGGCCCCGGATGGCGCGGTCGGTGCTGGCTCGTCCTGATTCTATATCCGAGTCGAGGCTGCCGAAGAGACCGGGGGCACCCTGTGAGGCGTCGCGTTCTGGCTTGGTGGAGCTGATCTTGCCGCGATAGACCCAACCGCTGCGGCCGGAGTCATTCTTTACCTTGTACCAACGGCCGGACTTGTCCTGTACGGAAAGGCGCTCGTCGAGTTTCAGCTTGCCCACAATTTGCGAACCGCCCTTCGGGGAGCTGCGAAGCTCCGTTCCTTCCGAGGCGACCCAGACATAGCGCGCGGCAAGGGCGGTACCCGCGATAAGGACCACAAACATCAATACGGCGGCAATTCGTTTCATGACTCTTTCGTCTCCTTGCTGAGAGCGTCCAGTATAGCTTACCCCGAACGGAATGCAATACCCTCGGCCATCTCTTCTCACACATTACATGGCATGACATGCAATTTACATGGCTGGACATACAAGTTGTATTAAGTCTTTATTGTGGGTGGTTACTTGAGGACGTCCAGAATCTGGATTCTGGCGGCCTGCCATGCGGGATAGGCCCCGGCGGCGATGCCGAGCAGGAAACTTGAGACGAGTGTGCCGCCGACCACGAAGGGGTCTGCGATGAAGGGGAAATCACCGAAGCGGGCGACGAGGGCGGCCGCTCCCACGGAGACCAGCACTCCTGCGCTGCCGCCGACACCGGACATGACGGCTGCTTCAAAGAGAAACTGCCGGACGATATCGCCCTGTTTTCCCCCCACGGCCCTGCGGATGCCGATCTCCACGCGTCTGGAGCGGACCACGAGCACCATTATGGAAAGAATGCCAAGGCCGCCCACGGCAAAGGAGACGCCGGAGGCGATACCGCCGAGGGTCTGCATCAGGTCCAGCGCCTGCTGCTGCAGCTGGATGGTGTCGCGTGCCGTGAGGGTGTCGAAGTCGTCCTCTTCGCCGGGACCGATGCGGTGGCGCTTGCGCAGGATGGATTCCACTGCGCCATCCACCACCTGACGGTCTGCCGAGTCGGCCAGCGTTATGAACGCTCCGTCCACCCAGTCCTGATTGCTGGCGCGGCGCATATAGGTGGTCAGGGGCATGAGCAGAATCTCGTCCTGATCATCGCCGGAAATATCACGCCCCTTGGCTTCCATGATGCCGATGACCCGGAACCCCGCGCGGAAGATGAAGACCATCTTCCCCATGGCCGCCTCAGGGGTTCCGAAGAGCCGTTTGGCGATCTTGCGGCCGAGCACCACCACCTTGTCGGCGTCCTGCACCTCCTCGGCGGTAAAAAACCGCCCGATGTCCGGCCCGAAGCTGCGTATCTGCGAGAAGTTTTCCCACGCGGCGGTGACCCGTGCGGTGGTGGCTTCCCCGCCGCCGCGTACCGGCATGGCGTTGACGATGAACGGGGTCGCGTCCATCAGTGACGGCACGCCCGCCATGAGCGCGCGCACGTCGGAGACCGTGAAGTTGCGGTGATAGGTGCTGATGCGCGCCCCGCCGCTTCTGCGAAAACGAACCTTGCCCGCCACTACGGCGTAGAGGTTCGGACCGAGCTTTTCGGTTTCTATCTCGGCCTGACGTACCATCATCTGGGATATATTTTGCACCCCGGTGAAGGCCAGCGCACCGAGGAAGACGCCGAGCATGGCCAGCACCGCCCGCAGTTTGTGGGCAGCGAGCGAGGACAGGGCGATGCGCAGGTTCAGGGGCAGCCGCATCAGTCCTCCTGCGGGTACCGGGCCCGGTTCCAGGCGGTGTTGCCGTTGAAGATTAGATGCCAGAGCCGTTCAAAGGCATGACCGGTGTTGGACCGGTCCTGCGGGTCCGCCTCCACGAGGGAGAGCGCGTACTCGTAAAAGGCTTTGGGACGGGTACGAATACGCTCCGCGCTCACGGCGAAATTGCCGGTAACCCCCCGGGCCACGAACCGCTCCGGGACCGGCCCCTCAAAGAGTCTGGCGAAGGTCTCCGCCACCGGTATGTCGTGTCCCCATCCGGGCCAGCGGCCCTCGTTTTCCGGTTTGCGCAGATCATGCGGCCTGCCCAGCCCGTCGCACTCAAGCTTGAACCATGCGAATCCACCAAAAGGCCTTCCCTTGGCTGCATACGTCTCAATCATCGAAACCAGACCCGCCGCCGTTCCCCCCTGATGCGAGAGGTGGTCGAACGGATCGCCCTGCAGAAAGACCGTCAGGCCGTCCAGTGTTTCGTAATGCCGGACGATGTGCGTCAAATAGGTATGGGCCTCGCGCCCGATGTTCGGCAGCGGGACCGCACCGGGCAGCCCCTCCCCGCTCTTGTCGTAAATAATTGCCGGGTACCCGGCCCGGGCGACCCAACTCACGTCTTCGCGGTAGCGTGCTATGACCAGATTGACGTTCATCCCGGAAGCTCCGTGAGGGTGCTGTGAGCATCAAGAATGAATCCAACCGTCCGCAAGGGGGCGAACTGGTGGCACGCAGAAAGATGGCCCGCCGTCGGAAAACAGGGCCGAACATATTGCCGTGTCCGTACTTCCTTCTCCTGAATGACAGGTTTTTCCAAGCGCGGAATCATCCATGAGCGGGGCGTGATCATCAAGCGACTCCAAATCATCTGCGATTATGTTTGTCCCGAGGGGATGTTTCGGGACCGGTTCCATGAAAGCAGCACCGTACCCCACGGCGGCGGGAACGGCAACAACCGCAGCCGGGAACGGCCTCCCCTTTCGGATTTCTTGCGAAAGCGATCATGTCTCAGCACGATTCTGCCCGCTGTCATCGATCAGGAATCGTCATCCACAATGCGGATGTCCCGCCAGCTGCCAAAACGGTAGCGGGCAGTGTAGACCACGGTCAGGACCACAACGTACAGCAACAGGCAGGCCCACGCCGTCTGCACGCCGAAACCAAAGCCCTTCACCAGCACCGTCAGCGGCAGGATCATGCCGAAAATGGAGGCGGTTCCCATCACCTTCATAATGAACCGGGTGTCACCGGCCCCCTTGAGCAGGCCGACAATGGTCATGACCACGGCATCCAGCACGGTGTAGGCCGCAACCCAGCGCATGAGCACCACGCCGCTCTCCCGCACCGAGGCCCACTCCTGCGCGCTCAGGTCGCCGCTTCGGAACATGTCCACGAAGAATCCGGGAAAGACAACGAACAGCAGTCCCATGAAACTCATGTACGCCAGCGTCAGATGCAGCACGGAATGCATGCCGTAGGCAGCCTTTTCCGGCTTGCCGGCCCCCATGGCCTGACCGGTCATGACACTTGCGGCGATGGACATGCCGATGGCCGGCAGGAAAGCCAGCGTATCGATGCCGATGGCAATGTTCGAAGCCGCCAGCTCAGCCTTGTCGAACCAGCCCACCACGATCCCGAAATAGGATACGGCCAGCATGTCCAGAAAAAATTGCGCGCCGCCCGGCAGACCGTATTTCATGAATCGACGGAACAACCGTGGCTTGAACCGCCACTGCGAGAATATCTGAAACCGCTCCTCGTACCGGGAGCGGAACACCAGCAGTGCCATGGCCGCGAAGTTGACGAAGTAAGCCGCCACCGTGGCCAGCGCCGCCCCTCGGATGCCAAGCTCCGGGAACCCGAAGTAGCCGTTGATGAGCGCATAGTTCAGCGGGATGTTCACAGCTGCCGAGAGCATGTTGACCACCATCACCGGCCGGGTGATGCCCCTGCCCGAGAAGAAACACGACAGCGCGATGGAGGCGAACCCGAAAATACTGCCGTGAGCGACCGTCTCGAAATAGGCCGTCTCCAGCGCGCGCACGGTGGGTGCGTGACCCGCAAGCGCAAAGATGTGATCGCAGAAGACCCCGATGAGACTCATGACGAGCGAAGCCGGAATGACAAAATACATCCCCTGCCACACTGCTGCCCCCACCCGCTCGCTTCGCTCCGCGCCAACGTACTGCGCCACGAAGACGCTCACGTATTCCAGCGTGCCGAGAAAAAACGAGTAGAACAGAAAATACATGATGCTGGCCGGAAACGACGCGGCCAGCGTATCCACGGAGTACCGCCCGAGGAAGATGCGGTCCGTGAAGATCATGAGCGTTGTCGAGGCCATGCTGATGACCAGCGGCAGGCCGATGCGCAGGGCTTCCGCGTATCCGTAAGGTTGGCTCCAGCGTTTGATTGAGGGCAGTATCATGGGATCACCAAAGTCTATGTATCCGGTTTTCAAAAATAAAAAAGGCGGGGTCCGCAGTCCCCGCCTGAAATCGTCCTACCTGTCCGATCCCCGCGATAGGGGTGGTTCGCGGTCTCCCTCTTCGGAAGAATTTTCGCCGTTGAGAATCTCGCGGATCTTGTATGGGCGGGTCCGCATGACTGTGTCCATGGTGTCCCCGATGGCTTCGAGGATGAACCCGGTGGACATGAACCCGAGCGAAGCAAGATAGAACAGGATGGCCCCGAAGAACGGCGGCCGCGTTCCCATGTCCACGCCCATGAAAATCTTCTCTATCAGTACCCAGGCCATGATCAGCGAAGCGAACACGAAAAACGCCAGCGCGATGCGGCCGAACAGGTAGACCGGCCGCTGCTTGAAGGCGTTCTGGAACCAGATGGTCACGATGTCGAACAGCACGTCCACGATCCGTGACAGACCGTAATGGCTCTTGCCGGCGAAGCGCGGCGGACAGGTGGTGGGAATTTCCGTGACCGCGCCGCCGATGCGGTAGATGAGCGCCGGGATAAACCGGTGATGTCCTTCGCGAAGGTGCAGACCACGGGCCATGTCACCGTTGACGCAGGAGAAGCCGCCCATGTCGTAGATTTCGCAGCCGCTGGCCTTGCGGATCATCCAGTTGGCGATGCGGCTGGGCAAGAGCCTCAGCCAGCGCGATTCCGAACGGTTGACCCGCTGTCCGGACACCACGTCCCATCCCTCCTGGATTTTCTCCACCAACAGGTGGATCTCTTCGGGCAGGTTCTGCAGGTCGCCGTCCATGATGACCACCCAGCGGCCGCGGCTGTTCTGCAACCCGGCATAGAGCGCAGTGCACTGGCCCCGGTTGCGGGAAAGGCTGATGCCCTTCACCTTGGGGTCTTTCTCGCAGATCTGGCGCAGAAGGCGCTCGGTGTCGTCGGTGGAACCGTCGTTGACCAATACTATTTCATAGCTGTACCCGGCCTTGCGCATGGCGGCGTCGGTACGGCGGTAGAATTCCTCGATGCACAGCTCTTCGTTGTGCATGGGTGTTACTATGCTGACTTCTATCTCGTTCACGTGTCGCTCCGTTAAAGATCGCCGAACCGCACCACGGTGGCGCCGAGTTGGGCAAAGACGTCCTTCCATTCGTGCGAGGACAGGGATTCATACTCCGCTTTCCACTGCGAGTCCACGCGCATCCGGCCGTAATCGGCATCAAGCTCCCCATCTTCCGGACGGGCATTGCCGGGATGGCAGCATATCTCCACCACCGTGTCCGGCGTGTTCAGGCCGTGGCCGCGTACGTGGGCCGCAAAGCGCTGCGGGGTCAGCCGGTTGCCCTGATCGGAAATGCCCCACAGGGAGTCCGGCGTGATGATGTCTTCCGGCTGCTTCTGAAAAAATGAACAGACATTGAGAAAGCGCACACGGGCCATGCCCCGGTCAAGACGCATGAGCTTGCCGCACTCCAGCGGCTTTCGCATGTGCCGTATGCCGAAACGGCGCGCCACCCTTCCGGCCACGTCCATGAGCGTGGGCCATGCGTGCACGTGCTTTTCGCTGTCTATGTGATCGGGCTTCATGCCAAGGTCCAGCAGGCGCTGCACCTGCAGGCACCATTCCTTGTACACCTGTTCGGGATCTACCCGCCCGGTGACGTAGCGCATGAAGAGCCGAGGGTAGTCGGCCAGAAACATGCCGTCTTCGTCCACGAGGGTGTTCAGCTCGTCAGGGTCGCCCAGCGGTCTGCCGCGAAGAATGTTCAGGTGAACACCCAGCCCGAGACCCTGCATGGACGCGGCTTCACGCACGTGCTTGCCATTGGCCACGACGCTGGCCGAGCTGACGGTCCCCGCTTTTGCAAGTTCCGCCGCAGCCCTGTTCACCGCCGGATGCAGCCCGGCATCATCCACATTCACCACGATACGCATGACGGATATCTATATTCTCGGCCCTTTTCCGTAAAGGCCCAATTGCATTGCCCGCACGCGCCACGGCTGATATGAAGCGATTCATGGCCGACCATATTTTCAAATCCAATGCGTCTGACCCCCTTTTGCTTGACGCTCTCGACCTTCTCAACCGTTCGTACCGCGACGCCCTGCATTCCCGGCTGTCACCCTATGGCTGCAATCCCGGTTACATCCGTGTGCTCAAGGCTCTCGACCCTGAAACCGGCATGTCGCAGAAAGCGCTTTTGGCCCGTCTGGACATGGACCAGTCCACCCTTTCTCGCACCCTTTCCCGTATGGAACGAGATGAACTTGTCCGCGCCGAGCGTTCGGAA is a genomic window of Desulfovibrio oxyclinae DSM 11498 containing:
- a CDS encoding M48 family metalloprotease; its protein translation is MNRRKAITLLAGTMAGLTAAPAFAQGNLFDALSKGLTKEGSKERKTLEGIGTILRGAQGLDYESELALGESLALEGFQRYGMPVDDEHVQRFVNLMGKAVAANSTRPDIPYHFVVVQSPLMNAFSCPGGIVFLSSALVKALKTEAQLAAILSHEVGHVAAKHAVETIQQAQLLQGVTQITTANMDNEEGKKFKKAVSGMKETLFDTGLSHQMEFEADRLSMQTAYRTGYSPKAMYEVLEILQKHQSGATVKGSWYGTHPPLKQRLAKLQIELEKYPDWKELRTSTGRLGWYQKRIK
- a CDS encoding SH3 domain-containing protein, with translation MKRIAAVLMFVVLIAGTALAARYVWVASEGTELRSSPKGGSQIVGKLKLDERLSVQDKSGRWYKVKNDSGRSGWVYRGKISSTKPERDASQGAPGLFGSLDSDIESGRASTDRAIRGLSPEAEAYAKSTGTPESYQKALDSVMERKITRDDVREFLQHGKIGEYAQ
- a CDS encoding ABC transporter permease; this translates as MRLPLNLRIALSSLAAHKLRAVLAMLGVFLGALAFTGVQNISQMMVRQAEIETEKLGPNLYAVVAGKVRFRRSGGARISTYHRNFTVSDVRALMAGVPSLMDATPFIVNAMPVRGGGEATTARVTAAWENFSQIRSFGPDIGRFFTAEEVQDADKVVVLGRKIAKRLFGTPEAAMGKMVFIFRAGFRVIGIMEAKGRDISGDDQDEILLMPLTTYMRRASNQDWVDGAFITLADSADRQVVDGAVESILRKRHRIGPGEEDDFDTLTARDTIQLQQQALDLMQTLGGIASGVSFAVGGLGILSIMVLVVRSRRVEIGIRRAVGGKQGDIVRQFLFEAAVMSGVGGSAGVLVSVGAAALVARFGDFPFIADPFVVGGTLVSSFLLGIAAGAYPAWQAARIQILDVLK
- a CDS encoding DUF3431 domain-containing protein, with amino-acid sequence MNVNLVIARYREDVSWVARAGYPAIIYDKSGEGLPGAVPLPNIGREAHTYLTHIVRHYETLDGLTVFLQGDPFDHLSHQGGTAAGLVSMIETYAAKGRPFGGFAWFKLECDGLGRPHDLRKPENEGRWPGWGHDIPVAETFARLFEGPVPERFVARGVTGNFAVSAERIRTRPKAFYEYALSLVEADPQDRSNTGHAFERLWHLIFNGNTAWNRARYPQED
- a CDS encoding MATE family efflux transporter — translated: MILPSIKRWSQPYGYAEALRIGLPLVISMASTTLMIFTDRIFLGRYSVDTLAASFPASIMYFLFYSFFLGTLEYVSVFVAQYVGAERSERVGAAVWQGMYFVIPASLVMSLIGVFCDHIFALAGHAPTVRALETAYFETVAHGSIFGFASIALSCFFSGRGITRPVMVVNMLSAAVNIPLNYALINGYFGFPELGIRGAALATVAAYFVNFAAMALLVFRSRYEERFQIFSQWRFKPRLFRRFMKYGLPGGAQFFLDMLAVSYFGIVVGWFDKAELAASNIAIGIDTLAFLPAIGMSIAASVMTGQAMGAGKPEKAAYGMHSVLHLTLAYMSFMGLLFVVFPGFFVDMFRSGDLSAQEWASVRESGVVLMRWVAAYTVLDAVVMTIVGLLKGAGDTRFIMKVMGTASIFGMILPLTVLVKGFGFGVQTAWACLLLYVVVLTVVYTARYRFGSWRDIRIVDDDS
- a CDS encoding glycosyltransferase family 2 protein, with product MNEIEVSIVTPMHNEELCIEEFYRRTDAAMRKAGYSYEIVLVNDGSTDDTERLLRQICEKDPKVKGISLSRNRGQCTALYAGLQNSRGRWVVIMDGDLQNLPEEIHLLVEKIQEGWDVVSGQRVNRSESRWLRLLPSRIANWMIRKASGCEIYDMGGFSCVNGDMARGLHLREGHHRFIPALIYRIGGAVTEIPTTCPPRFAGKSHYGLSRIVDVLFDIVTIWFQNAFKQRPVYLFGRIALAFFVFASLIMAWVLIEKIFMGVDMGTRPPFFGAILFYLASLGFMSTGFILEAIGDTMDTVMRTRPYKIREILNGENSSEEGDREPPLSRGSDR
- a CDS encoding ChbG/HpnK family deacetylase — its product is MRIVVNVDDAGLHPAVNRAAAELAKAGTVSSASVVANGKHVREAASMQGLGLGVHLNILRGRPLGDPDELNTLVDEDGMFLADYPRLFMRYVTGRVDPEQVYKEWCLQVQRLLDLGMKPDHIDSEKHVHAWPTLMDVAGRVARRFGIRHMRKPLECGKLMRLDRGMARVRFLNVCSFFQKQPEDIITPDSLWGISDQGNRLTPQRFAAHVRGHGLNTPDTVVEICCHPGNARPEDGELDADYGRMRVDSQWKAEYESLSSHEWKDVFAQLGATVVRFGDL
- a CDS encoding MarR family winged helix-turn-helix transcriptional regulator; amino-acid sequence: MADHIFKSNASDPLLLDALDLLNRSYRDALHSRLSPYGCNPGYIRVLKALDPETGMSQKALLARLDMDQSTLSRTLSRMERDELVRAERSEQDRRTTVIHLSDKGRRMINVAENALNDLDAVARTGLSVNDVRYFRRVLERIRNSLDADEQSQVLVLADVLDE